In Deltaproteobacteria bacterium, one DNA window encodes the following:
- a CDS encoding NADH-quinone oxidoreductase subunit J: MTRCWRPCSNAACATSPSSPAIKKPAVATKRRRLEAMSALVFYLIAGLTIASAIGVAFSRNIVYSAFALMGAFMGAAGLYVMLAADFIAVVQVLVYVGGILVLMLFAVMLTHRIADVRISNRSVGTLPALAIIALLAGVMMKAIFSTTWHAVSPAAAQPTTYGIGDAFLTTYLLPFELASLVLLAALIGAVVLSRKELRAE, from the coding sequence ATGACCCGGTGTTGGCGCCCATGCTCGAACGCGGCATGCGCTACGTCACCGAGTTCGCCTGCAATCAAGAAGCCGGCGGTAGCGACGAAGCGGAGGCGGCTTGAGGCCATGAGCGCGCTGGTCTTTTACTTAATTGCCGGCCTCACTATCGCCTCGGCCATCGGCGTGGCGTTTTCGCGCAATATTGTCTACTCGGCCTTCGCTCTGATGGGAGCCTTCATGGGCGCCGCCGGCTTGTACGTGATGCTGGCGGCGGATTTCATCGCCGTCGTGCAAGTGCTGGTCTATGTCGGAGGCATCCTCGTCCTCATGCTGTTCGCGGTCATGCTGACCCATCGCATTGCCGACGTGCGGATCTCGAACCGCTCGGTCGGCACTCTGCCGGCGCTGGCGATCATCGCGCTGCTGGCGGGCGTGATGATGAAAGCGATCTTCTCGACCACCTGGCATGCGGTGAGCCCGGCCGCGGCGCAGCCGACCACCTACGGCATCGGCGACGCCTTCTTGACCACTTACTTGCTGCCGTTCGAGTTGGCCTCGCTGGTGCTGCTGGCGGCGTTGATTGGCGCGGTGGTGCTGTCGCGCAAAGAACTGCGAGCGGAGTGA
- a CDS encoding NADH-quinone oxidoreductase subunit I, which yields MKPRSYVGNIIETAVTIFDGLAVTFSHFVRKPSTVQYPDRTPLRVQDTLPFRYRGILEVDLEICTGCLACERACPIDCIVIDAKKDAQTKQMMLSRFDIDMAKCMYCGLCSEPCPTGAIHHTPEFEGADYSLESLVRRFVKEPVPAYKPKKGPEDDPVLAPMLERGMRYVTEFACNQEAGGSDEAEAA from the coding sequence ATGAAGCCTCGCAGCTACGTGGGCAACATCATCGAGACGGCGGTCACGATTTTCGACGGCCTCGCGGTGACGTTCTCCCATTTCGTGCGCAAGCCGAGCACGGTGCAGTATCCCGATCGCACGCCGCTGCGGGTGCAGGACACGCTGCCGTTCCGCTACCGCGGTATTCTCGAGGTCGACCTCGAAATCTGCACCGGCTGCCTGGCCTGCGAGCGCGCCTGCCCGATCGACTGCATCGTCATCGACGCCAAGAAGGATGCGCAGACCAAGCAGATGATGCTGAGCCGCTTCGACATCGATATGGCCAAGTGCATGTACTGCGGCCTGTGCAGCGAACCCTGCCCGACCGGCGCGATTCACCACACCCCCGAGTTCGAAGGGGCGGACTACTCGCTCGAGAGTCTGGTGCGCCGTTTCGTCAAGGAGCCGGTGCCGGCCTACAAGCCGAAGAAGGGTCCGGAGGATGACCCGGTGTTGGCGCCCATGCTCGAACGCGGCATGCGCTACGTCACCGAGTTCGCCTGCAATCAAGAAGCCGGCGGTAGCGACGAAGCGGAGGCGGCTTGA
- the nuoH gene encoding NADH-quinone oxidoreductase subunit NuoH — protein MQELLDRLIAQGTFGNAPADVVYALGMLVFGLIVVLGFILNVAGVTTFVERRVWARIQSRVGPNRVGPQGILQWLVDGIKLLMKEDVVPADADPRLFRLAPFVVVMGFVTTFVVIPFSSALVIADMNVGVLYLTAVTALVVVGILMAGWASNNKWSLIGGIRSAAQIVSYEIPAGLSIFPIVLIAGTLSMQGIIEQQSWSPHTWFVFHSPFTFAAFFLFFTSALAEGNRTPFDLPEAESELVAGFVTEYSGARYLMFFLVEWGNLYVIGALLTTLFLGGWQVPPVTDNVVLKNLLQFVTFFVKSYFWVLVAMWIRATLPRVRVDQLMTTCWKYLVPLAFINLIGQALFTVLLPHGSALVRAVMTLLGAALIGYFFYRVVFHLRRARPEFQFSPLS, from the coding sequence ATGCAAGAACTGCTCGACCGCCTGATCGCACAGGGGACCTTCGGCAACGCCCCGGCCGACGTCGTCTACGCGCTCGGGATGCTGGTCTTTGGTCTCATCGTTGTGCTCGGGTTCATCCTCAACGTCGCCGGGGTAACCACCTTCGTGGAGCGGCGGGTGTGGGCGCGCATCCAGTCGCGCGTCGGCCCCAATCGCGTGGGGCCGCAAGGCATCCTGCAGTGGTTGGTTGACGGCATCAAGCTGCTGATGAAGGAGGACGTCGTGCCCGCCGACGCCGATCCCCGGCTGTTCCGGCTGGCGCCGTTCGTGGTGGTGATGGGATTCGTGACCACCTTCGTGGTGATCCCGTTCAGCAGCGCGCTGGTGATCGCGGACATGAACGTCGGCGTGCTCTATCTCACCGCGGTGACGGCATTGGTGGTGGTGGGCATCCTGATGGCGGGGTGGGCGTCGAACAACAAGTGGTCGTTGATCGGGGGCATTCGCTCGGCGGCGCAGATCGTCAGCTACGAGATTCCCGCCGGACTCTCGATCTTCCCGATTGTGCTGATCGCCGGCACTCTGAGCATGCAGGGCATCATCGAGCAGCAGAGCTGGTCGCCGCACACCTGGTTCGTGTTCCACAGCCCGTTCACCTTTGCGGCCTTCTTCCTTTTCTTCACCTCGGCGCTGGCGGAAGGCAACCGCACGCCCTTCGATCTACCGGAAGCCGAATCCGAACTGGTGGCCGGCTTCGTCACCGAATACTCGGGGGCGCGCTACCTGATGTTCTTCCTGGTCGAGTGGGGCAACTTGTACGTGATCGGCGCGCTGCTGACGACGCTTTTTCTCGGCGGCTGGCAAGTGCCGCCGGTCACCGACAATGTGGTGCTCAAGAATCTGCTGCAGTTCGTGACCTTCTTCGTCAAGTCGTACTTCTGGGTGCTGGTGGCGATGTGGATCCGCGCCACCTTGCCGCGGGTGCGCGTCGATCAGCTGATGACGACCTGCTGGAAGTATCTGGTGCCGCTGGCGTTCATCAATCTGATCGGGCAGGCGCTGTTCACCGTGCTGCTGCCCCACGGTAGCGCGCTGGTGCGGGCGGTGATGACGCTGTTGGGTGCCGCCCTGATCGGATATTTCTTCTATCGCGTCGTCTTCCACCTGCGCCGGGCCCGCCCGGAATTTCAATTCAGCCCGCTGTCGTGA
- a CDS encoding NADH-quinone oxidoreductase subunit D, producing the protein MSLAGYEIEVERVAGTGLATEAMTLNMGPQHPSTHGVLRFVVKADGEVMLEAIPDVGYLHRSIEKISEKVGYHGFMPYTDRVDYVAAMFCNQGWAMVCERLAGLEVPKRAEYCRVIAAELNRIASHLLSVGTMVLDIGAATPFFHAIREREKINDLLEELCGARLTFNYMRIGGVAWDLPPGYAEKCLAFLDQFEPLIDEYNDLITNNKIYVERLADVAVITAAEAVNYNLVGPNLRGSGVQYDVRRGEPYSVYPELEFDIPVGGGEVGTVGDCFDRYIVRIREMQQSIKILRQCFKQIPNGPVIAKVPRKFKPPAGDAYIRVESARGDMGWYTVSDGTEFPYRCHVRTGSFSAMSILDKASRGLMIADLVAVISSLDIVAPEVDR; encoded by the coding sequence ATGAGCCTGGCAGGATACGAAATCGAAGTTGAGCGCGTTGCCGGAACCGGCCTAGCGACCGAGGCGATGACCCTCAACATGGGGCCGCAGCATCCCAGCACGCACGGGGTGTTGCGCTTCGTGGTCAAAGCCGACGGCGAGGTCATGCTCGAAGCCATCCCGGACGTCGGCTACCTCCACCGCTCGATCGAAAAGATTTCCGAGAAGGTCGGCTACCACGGCTTCATGCCGTACACCGATCGGGTCGACTACGTCGCCGCTATGTTCTGCAACCAGGGCTGGGCGATGGTGTGCGAGCGGCTGGCGGGCCTCGAGGTGCCCAAACGCGCCGAGTACTGCCGCGTGATTGCGGCCGAGCTCAATCGCATCGCCAGTCACCTGCTGTCGGTCGGCACCATGGTGCTCGACATCGGTGCGGCGACGCCGTTCTTCCACGCCATCCGCGAACGCGAGAAGATCAACGATCTCCTCGAAGAGCTGTGCGGCGCGCGCCTGACCTTCAACTACATGCGCATCGGCGGTGTGGCCTGGGACCTGCCGCCGGGATATGCGGAGAAGTGCTTGGCCTTCCTCGATCAGTTCGAGCCCCTGATCGACGAGTACAACGACCTGATCACGAACAACAAGATCTACGTCGAGCGCCTGGCGGACGTGGCGGTGATCACAGCGGCGGAAGCCGTCAATTACAACCTCGTCGGCCCCAACCTGCGCGGCTCCGGCGTGCAGTACGATGTCCGGCGCGGCGAGCCTTACTCCGTCTACCCGGAGCTGGAGTTCGATATTCCCGTCGGCGGCGGCGAGGTCGGCACCGTCGGTGACTGTTTCGATCGCTACATCGTGCGCATCCGCGAGATGCAGCAGAGCATCAAGATCCTGCGCCAATGCTTCAAGCAAATTCCCAACGGCCCGGTGATTGCCAAGGTACCGCGCAAGTTCAAGCCGCCCGCGGGCGACGCTTATATCCGGGTCGAAAGCGCCCGCGGCGACATGGGCTGGTACACGGTCAGCGACGGCACCGAGTTCCCGTACCGCTGCCACGTCCGCACCGGCTCGTTCTCGGCGATGAGCATCCTCGACAAGGCCAGCCGCGGCCTGATGATCGCCGACCTGGTCGCGGTCATCTCGAGCCTCGACATCGTGGCGCCGGAGGTGGACCGGTAA
- a CDS encoding NADH-quinone oxidoreductase subunit C, whose product MDATAIHQRLSARFGNQVGECDSQAKDPAIAVLPEAIVPVCEFLKTEPELAFDALSNESGVDYKARGVIQVVYHLYSYRHRHKIVLKVDAPRDRPVIPTVESVWKAANWLEREIYDLLGVTFAGHCDLRRLLMPEDWVGYPLRKDFVEPEEYHGISTRRESLIK is encoded by the coding sequence ATGGATGCCACGGCCATTCATCAGCGCCTGAGCGCGCGCTTCGGGAACCAGGTGGGCGAGTGTGACTCGCAAGCGAAAGACCCCGCCATCGCGGTGCTACCCGAGGCCATTGTCCCGGTTTGCGAGTTCCTCAAGACCGAGCCCGAGCTGGCGTTCGACGCGCTCTCCAACGAGTCGGGGGTCGACTACAAGGCTCGCGGCGTGATCCAAGTCGTTTACCACCTCTATTCGTACCGCCACCGGCACAAGATCGTCCTCAAGGTGGACGCGCCGCGCGACCGGCCGGTGATTCCCACCGTCGAGTCGGTGTGGAAGGCGGCCAACTGGCTGGAGCGGGAGATCTACGATTTGCTGGGAGTGACCTTCGCGGGACACTGCGACTTGCGCCGACTGCTGATGCCGGAAGATTGGGTGGGCTATCCACTGCGCAAGGATTTCGTCGAGCCCGAAGAGTACCACGGCATCAGTACTCGGCGTGAAAGCCTGATCAAGTAG
- a CDS encoding NADH-quinone oxidoreductase subunit B — MSLINSMPEMVLTTKADQFLNWTRKSSVWWMLFGLACCAIEMMQTQGPRADVDRFGTAPRAAPRQSDLMIVAGTLTLKMALRTKLLYEQMPEPRYVISMGSCANCGGLFQLAYSVCDGVDKVIPVDVYIPGCPPRPEALTEGILKLQEKMMHEKWLVRRGADSAAA, encoded by the coding sequence ATGTCCCTGATCAACAGCATGCCTGAGATGGTGCTTACTACCAAGGCGGATCAGTTTTTGAACTGGACGCGCAAGTCTTCGGTTTGGTGGATGCTCTTCGGGCTAGCGTGCTGCGCGATCGAAATGATGCAGACACAGGGGCCGCGCGCTGACGTGGATCGGTTCGGCACCGCGCCGCGCGCCGCGCCGCGGCAGTCGGATCTGATGATCGTGGCCGGCACTCTCACGCTGAAGATGGCGCTGCGGACCAAGCTGCTCTACGAGCAGATGCCCGAGCCGCGTTACGTGATCTCGATGGGAAGCTGTGCCAATTGTGGCGGGTTGTTCCAGTTAGCCTACTCCGTCTGCGACGGGGTCGACAAGGTCATCCCGGTCGATGTTTACATCCCGGGTTGCCCGCCGCGGCCGGAAGCGCTGACCGAGGGCATTCTCAAACTGCAAGAGAAGATGATGCACGAGAAGTGGCTCGTCCGTCGCGGCGCCGACTCGGCCGCCGCCTAG
- a CDS encoding NADH-quinone oxidoreductase subunit A yields MLFHFANVLVFFILAVVFVGGMLLLGSLLRPHNPEPIKLTTYECGEPPTGSAWINFNIRFYLVALIFVIFDVEIAFIYPVTVVFRDWVLRGDGLFALAEILVFLGILFVGLVYVWVKGDLEWLKRVPAEATSERATLREAA; encoded by the coding sequence ATGCTGTTTCACTTCGCAAACGTGCTGGTGTTTTTTATTCTTGCCGTGGTCTTCGTCGGCGGCATGCTGCTGCTGGGGAGCCTGCTGCGTCCGCACAACCCGGAACCGATCAAACTGACCACCTACGAGTGCGGCGAGCCTCCCACGGGCAGCGCCTGGATCAACTTCAACATCCGCTTCTACCTGGTAGCGCTGATCTTCGTGATCTTCGACGTCGAGATTGCGTTCATCTATCCGGTCACCGTCGTATTCCGTGATTGGGTGCTGCGCGGGGACGGATTGTTCGCTTTGGCCGAGATTCTGGTGTTCCTGGGCATCCTGTTCGTGGGCTTGGTGTACGTCTGGGTCAAGGGCGACCTGGAGTGGCTGAAGCGGGTGCCGGCCGAAGCGACCAGCGAACGCGCAACGCTGCGAGAAGCCGCATAG
- a CDS encoding heme ABC transporter ATP-binding protein, with protein MAELGLAIEARGLRFGYGREPVIDDVSLALQPGEMLGVIGPNGSGKSTLLRLLSGVLAPQAGEVRVRGQLLAQYTRRQLGRAIAVVPQETAISFPFSVTEVVLMGRSPHLGGFAFEEGRDLEVARQAMARTGVLELAARSIHELSGGERQRVILARALAQEADILLLDEPAAFLDIRHEVEIYDLLHELQGDGKSIISVLHDLNLAALYCDRVALLKAGRLVEIGPPAAVITYANLTAVYDTEVYVDVNDITGAVNVLPLSRAYRQQLRRQA; from the coding sequence TTGGCTGAGCTAGGCCTGGCGATCGAGGCGCGCGGCCTACGGTTCGGCTACGGGCGCGAGCCGGTCATCGACGACGTGTCGCTGGCGTTGCAGCCGGGCGAGATGCTCGGGGTCATCGGCCCCAACGGCTCGGGGAAGTCGACGCTGCTGCGGCTGCTCAGCGGTGTGCTGGCGCCGCAAGCCGGCGAGGTGCGGGTGCGCGGGCAGCTGCTGGCCCAATACACGCGGCGCCAACTCGGCCGAGCGATCGCGGTCGTGCCGCAAGAGACCGCGATCAGCTTTCCGTTCTCGGTGACCGAAGTGGTGTTGATGGGGCGCTCGCCGCACTTGGGCGGCTTCGCCTTCGAGGAGGGGCGTGACCTCGAGGTCGCCCGCCAGGCCATGGCCCGCACGGGCGTGCTCGAGCTGGCGGCGCGCTCGATTCACGAACTCAGCGGCGGCGAACGCCAGCGCGTGATTCTGGCGCGAGCGCTGGCACAAGAGGCGGATATCCTGTTGCTCGATGAGCCCGCAGCCTTCCTCGACATTCGCCACGAGGTGGAGATCTACGATCTGCTCCATGAGTTGCAAGGCGACGGCAAGAGCATTATCAGCGTGCTCCACGACCTCAACCTGGCCGCGCTCTACTGCGACCGCGTGGCCTTGCTCAAGGCCGGCCGCCTCGTAGAGATCGGCCCGCCCGCCGCGGTCATCACCTACGCCAACCTCACCGCGGTCTACGACACCGAGGTTTACGTCGACGTGAACGACATCACCGGGGCAGTCAACGTCTTGCCGCTCAGCCGCGCTTACCGCCAGCAGCTGCGCCGGCAAGCGTGA
- a CDS encoding iron ABC transporter permease, with the protein MTPAHLTLRRFVIVNALLVALLLATIVLAALLGSVHVDLARALQADLADNSDRVILFEARLPRVLLAAVVGGALASAGVALQGLLRNPLAEPHLIGISGGAALGAVIALIAGGRSAASEASLLPFGAALGALVSMAVIYRVALVHGRLQPYVLLLAGVVYNAFAGALIMCVNALADFYHAQGILFWLMGSLATQSYRLVAVIGLYTLVGAGWLLLQSRQLNVLALGEESALQLGVDVTRVRRSAFLAASLLVGAVVSVSGMIGFVGLIVPHVMRLLLGADHRLLLPAALLAGAIFLVWADTIARSALGAVEIPVGVVTALCGGPFFVYLLKREGKKAFG; encoded by the coding sequence ATGACGCCAGCTCACCTGACTCTGCGCCGCTTTGTCATCGTCAATGCGCTCTTGGTCGCGCTGTTGCTGGCGACCATCGTGCTGGCGGCGTTGCTGGGCAGCGTGCACGTGGACCTCGCGCGCGCGCTCCAGGCCGACTTGGCCGACAACAGCGACCGCGTGATTCTCTTCGAGGCACGGCTGCCGCGGGTGTTGCTGGCGGCGGTGGTCGGCGGCGCACTCGCCAGTGCGGGGGTGGCGCTGCAAGGGCTGCTGCGCAACCCGCTGGCCGAGCCCCACCTGATCGGCATTTCGGGGGGCGCGGCGCTGGGCGCCGTGATCGCGTTGATCGCCGGCGGGCGCAGCGCAGCCAGCGAAGCCTCGCTGTTGCCGTTCGGGGCCGCGCTCGGCGCCCTGGTGTCGATGGCGGTGATTTACCGGGTGGCGCTGGTGCACGGCCGACTGCAACCCTACGTGCTGCTGTTGGCGGGCGTGGTTTACAACGCCTTCGCCGGCGCGCTGATCATGTGCGTGAACGCGCTGGCTGACTTCTACCATGCGCAAGGCATCCTGTTTTGGCTGATGGGGAGTTTGGCGACCCAGAGCTATCGGCTGGTGGCGGTCATCGGCCTGTACACACTGGTAGGCGCCGGCTGGCTGCTGCTGCAGAGCCGGCAGTTGAACGTCCTGGCGCTCGGCGAAGAAAGCGCGCTGCAACTCGGGGTGGATGTTACCCGCGTGCGGCGCAGCGCGTTCTTGGCGGCGTCGCTGCTGGTCGGGGCAGTGGTCTCCGTCAGCGGCATGATCGGTTTTGTCGGGCTGATTGTGCCGCACGTGATGCGCTTGCTGCTCGGTGCCGACCACCGCCTGCTGCTGCCGGCAGCGCTGCTGGCGGGGGCGATCTTCCTGGTGTGGGCCGACACCATTGCCCGCAGCGCACTCGGCGCGGTCGAGATCCCGGTTGGAGTCGTCACCGCGCTGTGCGGCGGGCCGTTCTTCGTTTACCTATTGAAGCGTGAAGGGAAGAAGGCGTTTGGCTGA
- a CDS encoding cobalamin-binding protein has translation MVRLKSLRWGCLAAVLLPPAAGYAVEPARIISLAPSATEAVFALGLGERLVGVSSYCDYPPEVEKIDRVGTFLTPNVELIVAKRPDVIVAVPSPGNRAPVESLRRLGLKVVVVDPQTVAEILESLLAIGRELEREQQAQALVAHIRQQMAAVAQRLAGAPERKVLMVVGHTPLIAVGGGTFQDELIRSARGVNLGAQAGGSWPHLNLEFVIAAGPEVIIDTTMGNEARAGAEAATAFWSQFRSLPAVRERRVYGYRAYQLLHPGPRLGEAFETVARFIHADRFDHEREGGAVAADPEP, from the coding sequence ATGGTGAGATTGAAGTCGCTACGTTGGGGGTGCTTGGCGGCCGTCTTGCTGCCGCCGGCGGCTGGGTACGCCGTCGAGCCCGCGCGTATCATTTCGCTGGCGCCCTCGGCGACGGAGGCGGTGTTCGCGCTCGGGCTGGGGGAGCGGCTGGTGGGAGTGTCGAGCTACTGCGACTATCCGCCGGAGGTGGAGAAGATCGATCGCGTCGGCACCTTCCTCACTCCCAACGTCGAGCTGATCGTGGCCAAGCGCCCCGACGTCATCGTGGCCGTACCCAGCCCCGGCAACCGCGCCCCGGTGGAGTCGCTGCGCCGGCTGGGGCTCAAGGTGGTAGTGGTCGATCCGCAGACGGTGGCCGAGATTCTTGAATCGCTGCTGGCGATCGGGCGCGAACTCGAGCGCGAGCAGCAGGCCCAAGCGCTGGTCGCGCACATCCGCCAGCAGATGGCGGCGGTGGCGCAGCGGCTGGCCGGCGCCCCCGAGCGCAAGGTGCTGATGGTGGTCGGGCACACGCCGCTGATCGCGGTGGGCGGCGGCACGTTTCAAGACGAGCTGATACGCTCAGCCCGCGGGGTCAATCTGGGGGCGCAGGCGGGCGGCAGCTGGCCGCATCTGAATCTCGAATTTGTGATTGCAGCGGGACCGGAGGTGATCATCGATACGACCATGGGCAACGAAGCGCGGGCCGGGGCCGAGGCCGCGACGGCGTTCTGGAGCCAGTTCAGAAGCTTGCCGGCGGTGCGGGAGCGGCGCGTCTACGGCTACCGCGCCTATCAGCTCCTGCATCCCGGGCCGCGCTTGGGCGAAGCTTTCGAGACCGTCGCGCGCTTCATTCATGCCGACAGATTCGACCACGAGCGCGAGGGCGGCGCGGTGGCCGCGGACCCAGAGCCGTGA
- a CDS encoding TonB-dependent receptor, with protein sequence MKGFRFWAVVAVMLVPVSAPAGDEPEEHALGTVVVTATRGEQPIEQATTSISAITAEEIESRHADTVVELLRGVPGVDVTQQGSSGTSASVHIRGADADQTLMLVDGVEVNSPTLGEFNFGTLTADNLDRIEVLRGAGGTLYGSEAVGGVVNLVTKRGTGRPQFSLLNEGGNGDTQRHRLSFSGAQQRLGFSGSLSYQSSGGFRPVNDDYSNLAAALRLDADVIERGTLRGFFRYHDAVVGLFNNLYYQGLSDPNARFSEERYLFKGEWEHRPADSLRYRLAGAVVHDSETFTDPDAAATFASAVRSRIPTQITTGEAQATYYAGSAGITTAGVEFKEKEARPKSLNVNFAPPPPLLEQDFAASRSVYAGYVQQQLLLLDEHLIATGGLRVDDDEGFGREVSAAWSVGYLHDWDGSGRWATRLKGGYAEGFKAPTFNELFYPGFGNPDLDAETSSEYDGGAVQQLWGERLSVEATYFTRRTANLIQAVCDPTTYVCTAQNAGRVDVQGVETGVSLRPLAGLTLRGTYTYLDFEVLGGSRTLLRRPHNRMAAGVRYRLASPLQAEDAIDLAGNVNFAGDRADVDPTTFTTVNNPNYTVADVAVTYGRRLLLAPLQRVELFGRIGNLFDRNYQEALGFKASPINFVVGTQLTF encoded by the coding sequence ATGAAGGGTTTCAGGTTTTGGGCGGTGGTTGCGGTTATGCTGGTGCCAGTGAGCGCGCCCGCCGGCGACGAGCCGGAAGAACATGCGTTGGGCACGGTAGTGGTGACCGCAACGCGCGGGGAACAACCGATCGAGCAGGCAACCACGTCGATCTCCGCCATTACCGCCGAGGAGATCGAGAGCCGCCACGCCGACACGGTGGTGGAATTGCTGCGCGGCGTTCCGGGTGTGGACGTGACGCAGCAGGGCTCCAGCGGCACCAGCGCCAGCGTGCACATTCGCGGTGCCGACGCCGACCAGACGCTCATGCTCGTCGATGGCGTCGAGGTCAACAGCCCCACCCTCGGGGAATTCAACTTCGGCACCTTGACGGCGGACAACCTCGATCGCATCGAGGTGCTGCGCGGCGCCGGCGGCACGCTCTACGGCTCCGAAGCCGTGGGCGGTGTGGTCAACCTGGTGACCAAGCGCGGCACCGGCCGGCCGCAGTTCTCGCTGCTGAACGAGGGCGGCAACGGTGATACCCAGCGCCATCGGCTGAGTTTCTCCGGCGCCCAACAGCGCCTCGGCTTCAGCGGCTCGCTGTCGTACCAAAGCAGCGGCGGCTTTCGGCCCGTCAACGATGACTACAGCAATCTGGCCGCCGCGCTGCGGCTTGATGCCGACGTAATCGAGCGGGGCACGCTGCGCGGCTTCTTCCGCTACCACGATGCTGTCGTCGGCCTGTTCAACAATCTCTATTACCAGGGCCTTTCCGACCCCAATGCCCGCTTCAGCGAGGAGCGTTACCTCTTCAAAGGCGAATGGGAACACCGGCCGGCCGACAGCCTGCGCTACCGGCTGGCCGGCGCGGTGGTGCACGACAGCGAGACCTTCACCGACCCGGACGCCGCGGCCACCTTCGCCTCGGCCGTGCGTTCGCGCATCCCGACCCAGATCACCACCGGTGAGGCGCAGGCGACGTACTACGCCGGCAGCGCCGGCATCACCACGGCCGGCGTGGAGTTCAAGGAGAAGGAGGCCCGCCCCAAGTCACTCAACGTCAACTTCGCCCCGCCGCCGCCGCTGCTGGAGCAGGACTTCGCCGCCAGCCGCAGTGTCTACGCCGGCTATGTGCAGCAACAGCTACTCCTGCTCGACGAGCATCTGATCGCAACCGGCGGCCTGCGGGTTGACGACGACGAGGGCTTCGGGCGCGAAGTCAGCGCGGCCTGGTCGGTGGGTTACTTGCACGATTGGGACGGCAGCGGCCGCTGGGCGACCCGCCTCAAGGGCGGCTACGCGGAAGGCTTCAAGGCGCCGACGTTCAACGAGTTGTTCTACCCCGGCTTCGGCAATCCCGACCTCGACGCCGAAACCAGCAGTGAATACGACGGCGGGGCGGTGCAGCAGCTGTGGGGCGAGCGCTTGAGCGTCGAGGCCACGTACTTCACCCGCCGCACCGCCAATCTGATCCAGGCGGTGTGCGATCCGACGACTTACGTGTGCACGGCTCAGAACGCCGGTCGTGTTGACGTGCAGGGCGTCGAAACCGGCGTCAGCTTGCGCCCACTCGCCGGGCTGACGCTGCGGGGCACTTACACCTACCTCGACTTCGAAGTGCTCGGCGGCTCCCGCACGTTGTTGCGCCGCCCGCACAACCGCATGGCCGCCGGCGTGCGCTACCGGCTCGCGTCGCCGCTGCAAGCCGAGGACGCGATCGATCTCGCCGGCAACGTCAACTTCGCCGGCGATCGCGCCGACGTCGATCCGACAACCTTCACGACCGTGAACAATCCCAATTACACCGTGGCCGACGTGGCGGTGACTTACGGCCGCCGGCTGCTCCTGGCGCCGCTCCAGCGCGTCGAGCTGTTCGGCCGGATCGGCAACCTCTTTGATCGCAATTATCAGGAGGCGCTCGGTTTCAAGGCTTCGCCGATCAACTTCGTGGTCGGGACGCAGCTGACCTTCTAA
- a CDS encoding energy transducer TonB produces MRRRDAITHSAHYGQRARWPKAAAFVLALAVHSVALGLAVVTAIPALSLRPLIPVVLWPGGGNHSETTGAPPAAAGRSELAAAAVVAGTQRQAPRPAAQRNPRARAAAPPPTNAARPRRPVPDTSAVTAGDGDHAARPAAGQLGPGTGTAAGAAAENGADQRGACVYCPEPSYPLIARTRGWQGSVHIGLSVLPDGRVSDVSLRESSGYDVLDRAAVAVARRSRFRPPAASGWASPLRGRIEYRFQLSDNR; encoded by the coding sequence GTGCGGCGAAGGGACGCGATCACTCACTCCGCTCATTATGGACAGCGGGCACGCTGGCCGAAGGCGGCGGCCTTCGTGCTGGCGCTGGCCGTGCACAGCGTTGCCCTCGGGCTGGCGGTCGTAACCGCGATTCCCGCCCTCTCGCTACGGCCGTTGATCCCGGTGGTCTTATGGCCGGGCGGCGGGAATCACAGCGAGACCACCGGGGCGCCACCGGCCGCTGCCGGCCGGAGCGAGCTCGCGGCCGCAGCCGTTGTCGCAGGAACACAACGACAAGCGCCGCGGCCGGCAGCCCAGCGCAATCCCCGCGCGCGGGCGGCCGCACCCCCGCCGACCAACGCGGCGCGCCCGCGCCGGCCGGTGCCGGATACCAGTGCAGTCACAGCCGGTGATGGCGACCATGCGGCGCGGCCCGCTGCCGGCCAGCTCGGGCCGGGGACGGGAACGGCGGCCGGCGCGGCGGCCGAGAACGGTGCCGATCAACGCGGGGCCTGCGTCTATTGCCCCGAGCCGAGCTATCCGTTGATTGCGCGCACTCGCGGTTGGCAGGGCAGCGTGCACATCGGCTTGTCGGTGCTGCCCGATGGCCGAGTAAGCGACGTCAGTCTGCGGGAATCCTCGGGCTACGACGTGCTCGACCGGGCGGCGGTCGCCGTGGCCCGCCGCAGCCGCTTCCGGCCGCCGGCGGCCAGCGGCTGGGCCAGCCCGCTGCGCGGCCGCATCGAGTATCGTTTTCAACTGTCGGACAACCGTTGA